The following proteins are encoded in a genomic region of Phalacrocorax carbo chromosome 2, bPhaCar2.1, whole genome shotgun sequence:
- the PPP1R3G gene encoding protein phosphatase 1 regulatory subunit 3G, with product MASPARPRQELAAEERRLRGAAPTAPCEGKREAVGERRLLLELRPCGRPPAPGPGERREEGEEKEEEEEEEEEEAAAGEDCCGKCKKRVQFADSLGLSLASVKHFSDAEEPQVPPAALSRLQSPPAEERVPGPPGGDPRPPALRLLPDFPDGGEPGAERLRRQRVCLEGLGRPPAPTDVRGTVQVLGCPGPKEVTVRYTFNEWLSFVDVPAAPLPPAPTAAADPPAERYGFTLCVPPSLREGSALHFAIRYRCPQGEYWDNNGGRNYTLRCCGCPPPPADGSPSPPPAAPLY from the coding sequence ATGGCGAGCCCCGCACGCCCGCGGCAGGAGCTGGCGGCCGAGGAGCGGCGGCTCCGCGGCGCGGCCCCGACGGCGCCCTGCGAGGGCAAGCGGGAGGCGGTGGGGgagcggcggctgctgctggagctgcgcCCCTgcgggcggccgccggcccccggccccggcgagcggcgggaggagggggaggagaaggaagaggaggaggaggaggaggaggaggaagcggcGGCGGGCGAAGACTGTTGCGGCAAGTGCAAGAAGCGGGTGCAGTTCGCCGACTCGCTGGGGCTGAGCCTTGCAAGCGTCAAGCACTTCAGCGACGCCGAGGAGCCGCAAGTGCCCCCCGCCGCGCTGTCCCGCCTGCAGAGCCCGCCCGCCGAGGAGCGGGTCCCGGGGCCGCCCGGcggggacccccggccccccgccctcCGCCTGCTGCCCGACTTCCCCGACGGCGGGGAGCCCGGCGCCGAGCGGCTGCGGCGGCAGCGCGTctgcctggaggggctggggcggcCCCCGGCGCCCACCGACGTGCGGGGCACGGTGCAAGTGCTGGGCTGCCCCGGCCCCAAGGAGGTGACGGTGCGCTACACCTTCAACGAGTGGCTCTCCTTCGTGGACGTCCCGgccgcccccctgcccccggCCCCGACGGCGGCCGCCGACCCGCCGGCCGAGCGCTACGGCTTCACCCTGTGCGTCCCGCCGAGCCTGCGGGAGGGCTCGGCCCTGCACTTCGCCATCCGCTACCGCTGCCCGCAGGGCGAGTACTGGGACAACAACGGCGGCCGCAACTACACGCTGCGGTGCTGcggctgccccccgccccccgccgaCGGCAGCCCctcgccgccccccgccgcccccctctACTGA